The following proteins are co-located in the Paralichthys olivaceus isolate ysfri-2021 chromosome 10, ASM2471397v2, whole genome shotgun sequence genome:
- the LOC138411900 gene encoding ubiquitin carboxyl-terminal hydrolase 37-like isoform X2: protein MKSFFLSIANLFRIRSWKPRGNDSTTVPAATTREALRNNHLHKSGQKEDVRKDDPSAIKTVTDQPIRQTSRHEPLFSVKSKKLHKKRPKEDVRKDNPSTIKTVTDQPIKQTTWHERFIEKTKKLFKRRPKEDVRKDGPSAIKTVPDQAIRQTTWHERFIEKTKKLFKKRPKEDVRKDGPSTIKSVTHKPIRQTSMHEPLRTGNTKKLVKKRPKEDVRKDGPSTIKSVTHKPIRQTSMHEPLRTGKTKKLKKRPKDDVRKDGPSIIRSVTHKPIRQTSTHERLVSKPVENKTLPRTVDEGRSFASQKKDDSTTVPAATIREAVRNNHLRKSGRKEDVRKDVTSTIKSVRQTSRLEPLFSKPVENKTLPRTVDKGRSFASQKSRDDSTTVPAATIREAVRNKHLRKSGRKEDVRKDVTSTIKSVTDQRIRQTSRLQPLFSQPVENKTLPEIVDKGRSFVSFKSHVFARSPSSDSINDLDCEENLGFPNPSQICYMNSILQSLLTLTEFIGDIRVQKDMWELAPGAEFLRAFMDIVRCHRSPNKGNKLQALFAFKMEVGKRCAEFLDMGQKDAHELLTTFLDYVERLHPVITGRPGMADLYICPIQKHLMFKMTNTRACKKCGQGSINEEVFNNLSLNLVPQESVKEMLDHYLLKTEFECKCVCGGANSTQCYSFDTLPRILILHVKRFCFTPFYTLKKLIDPINISRELIISSIQGQGQYSLVSVVNHIGSNGNSGHYVSAGVKRDAAQDDPTDQWVMYNDNYVKRTTGQSTCNQYKKDAYILFYKRQE, encoded by the exons atgaaatctttttttttaagcatcGCTAATCTTTTCAGGATCAGAAGTTGGAAACCTAGAGG aaaTGACTCCACAACAGTTCCAGCAGCTACAACAAGAGAAGCACTGAGAAATAACCACCTACATAAGAGTGGACAGAAAGAGGACGTCAGAAAAGACGATCCCTCAGCCATAAAGACTGTCACTGACCAGCCGATCAGACAGACATCTCGGCATGAACCTCTCTTtagtgtaaaaagtaaaaagttacATAAGAAGAGACCGAAAGAGGACGTCCGAAAAGACAATCCCTCTACCATCAAGACTGTCACTGACCAGCCGATCAAACAGACTACTTGGCATGAACGCTTCATTGAGAAAACTAAAAAGCTATTTAAGAGGAGACCGAAAGAGGACGTCAGAAAAGACGGTCCCTCAGCCATCAAGACTGTCCCTGACCAGGCGATCAGACAGACTACTTGGCATGAACGCTTCATCGAAAAGACTAAAAAGCTGTTTAAGAAGAGACCGAAAGAGGACGTCAGAAAAGACGGTCCATCAACCATCAAGTCTGTCACTCACAAGCCGATCAGACAGACATCCATGCATGAACCTCTCCGTACTGGAAATACTAAAAAGCTAGTTAAGAAGAGACCAAAAGAGGACGTCAGAAAAGACGGTCCATCAACCATCAAGTCTGTCACTCACAAGCCGATCAGACAGACATCCATGCATGAACCTCTCCGTACTGGAAAGACTAAAAAGCTTAAGAAGAGACCAAAAGACGACGTCAGAAAAGACGGTCCATCAATCATCAGGTCTGTCACTCACAAGCCGATCAGACAGACATCTACGCATGAACGACTCGTCAGTAAACCAGTG GAGAACAAAACTCTTCCAAGAACAGTTGATGAAGGACGAAGCTTCGCCTCACAAAAGAA AGATGACTCCACAACTGTTCCAGCAGCTACAATAAGAGAAGCAGTGAGAAACAACCACCTACGTAAGAGTGGACGGAAAGAGGACGTCAGAAAAGACGTTACCTCAACCATCAAGTCTGTTAGACAGACATCTAGGCTTGAACCACTCTTCAGTAAACCAGTG GAGAACAAAACTCTTCCAAGAACAGTTGATAAAGGACGAAGCTTCGCCTCACAAAAGAG cagAGATGACTCCACAACTGTTCCAGCAGCTACAATAAGAGAAGCAGTGAGAAATAAACACCTACGTAAGAGTGGACGGAAAGAGGACGTCAGAAAAGACGTTACCTCAACCATCAAGTCTGTTACTGACCAGCGGATCAGACAGACATCTAGGCTTCAACCACTCTTCAGTCAACCAGTG GAGAACAAAACTCTTCCAGAAATAGTTGACAAAGGACGAAGCTTTGTTTCATTCAAGAG TCATGTCTTTGCTCGGAGTCCCTCCTCTGACAGCATCAATGATTTGGACTGTGAGGAAAATCTTGG GTTTCCAAACCCCAGTCAAATCTGCTACATGAACTCCATCCTCCAGAGTCTGCTCACTCTGACAGAGTTCATCGGAGACATCAGGGTTCAGAAAGACATGTGGGAGTTGGCCCCCGGAGCTGAATTTCTCAG AGCATTCATGGACATAGTGAGGTGTCACCGTTCCCCTAATAAAGGCAACAAACTCCAGGCCCTCTTTGCCTTCAAAATGGAAGTGGGCAAGAGGTGTGCAGAATTCTTGGACATGGGGCAGAAG GATGCTCATGAACTTCTGACGACCTTTCTGGATTACGTCGAAAGGTTGCACCCTGTGATTACAGGACGGCCTGGTATGGCAGACCTCTACATATGCCCCATCCAGAAGCACCTGATGTTCAAGATGACGAACACCCGGGCTTGCAAGAA ATGTGGACAGGGATCTATAAATGAGGAAGTCTTCAACAACCTGTCTCTGAACCTGGTACCTCAAGAATCAGTAAAAGAGATGCTTGATCATTACCTGCTG aagacAGAGTTTGAATgcaagtgtgtctgtggtggcGCAAACTCCACCCAGTGCTACAGCTTTGATACCCTGCCCAG AATTTTGATCCTGCACGTGAAGCGTTTTTGCTTCACTCCGTTTTATACCCTGAAGAAACTTATTGACCCGATCAATATTTCCAGGGAGCTGATTATCTCGTCCATCCAG GGTCAGGGCCAGTACAGTCTCGTGAGTGTGGTCAACCACATTGGATCCAATGGAAACTCAG GACACTACGTTAGTGCAGGGGTCAAGCGTGATGCAGCTCAAGATGATCCCACTGACCAATGGGTCATGTACAATGACAATTATGTCAAACGTACAACTGGGCAGTCTACGTGTAACCAATATAAAAAAGATGCTTACATCCTTTTCTACAAAAGACAG GAATGA
- the LOC138411900 gene encoding uncharacterized protein isoform X3: MKSFFLSIANLFRIRSWKPRGNDSTTVPAATTREALRNNHLHKSGQKEDVRKDDPSAIKTVTDQPIRQTSRHEPLFSVKSKKLHKKRPKEDVRKDNPSTIKTVTDQPIKQTTWHERFIEKTKKLFKRRPKEDVRKDGPSAIKTVPDQAIRQTTWHERFIEKTKKLFKKRPKEDVRKDGPSTIKSVTHKPIRQTSMHEPLRTGNTKKLVKKRPKEDVRKDGPSTIKSVTHKPIRQTSMHEPLRTGKTKKLKKRPKDDVRKDGPSIIRSVTHKPIRQTSTHERLVSKPVENKTLPRTVDEGRSFASQKNRDDSTTVPAATIREAVRNNHLRKSGRKEDVRKDVTSTIKSVRQTSRLEPLFSKPVENKTLPRTVDKGRSFASQKRDDSTTVPAATIREAVRNKHLRKSGRKEDVRKDVTSTIKSVTDQRIRQTSRLQPLFSQPVENKTLPEIVDKGRSFVSFKSHVFARSPSSDSINDLDCEENLGFPNPSQICYMNSILQSLLTLTEFIGDIRVQKDMWELAPGAEFLRAFMDIVRCHRSPNKGNKLQALFAFKMEVGKRCAEFLDMGQKDAHELLTTFLDYVERLHPVITGRPGMADLYICPIQKHLMFKMTNTRACKKCGQGSINEEVFNNLSLNLVPQESVKEMLDHYLLKTEFECKCVCGGANSTQCYSFDTLPRILILHVKRFCFTPFYTLKKLIDPINISRELIISSIQGQGQYSLVSVVNHIGSNGNSGHYVSAGVKRDAAQDDPTDQWVMYNDNYVKRTTGQSTCNQYKKDAYILFYKRQE, translated from the exons atgaaatctttttttttaagcatcGCTAATCTTTTCAGGATCAGAAGTTGGAAACCTAGAGG aaaTGACTCCACAACAGTTCCAGCAGCTACAACAAGAGAAGCACTGAGAAATAACCACCTACATAAGAGTGGACAGAAAGAGGACGTCAGAAAAGACGATCCCTCAGCCATAAAGACTGTCACTGACCAGCCGATCAGACAGACATCTCGGCATGAACCTCTCTTtagtgtaaaaagtaaaaagttacATAAGAAGAGACCGAAAGAGGACGTCCGAAAAGACAATCCCTCTACCATCAAGACTGTCACTGACCAGCCGATCAAACAGACTACTTGGCATGAACGCTTCATTGAGAAAACTAAAAAGCTATTTAAGAGGAGACCGAAAGAGGACGTCAGAAAAGACGGTCCCTCAGCCATCAAGACTGTCCCTGACCAGGCGATCAGACAGACTACTTGGCATGAACGCTTCATCGAAAAGACTAAAAAGCTGTTTAAGAAGAGACCGAAAGAGGACGTCAGAAAAGACGGTCCATCAACCATCAAGTCTGTCACTCACAAGCCGATCAGACAGACATCCATGCATGAACCTCTCCGTACTGGAAATACTAAAAAGCTAGTTAAGAAGAGACCAAAAGAGGACGTCAGAAAAGACGGTCCATCAACCATCAAGTCTGTCACTCACAAGCCGATCAGACAGACATCCATGCATGAACCTCTCCGTACTGGAAAGACTAAAAAGCTTAAGAAGAGACCAAAAGACGACGTCAGAAAAGACGGTCCATCAATCATCAGGTCTGTCACTCACAAGCCGATCAGACAGACATCTACGCATGAACGACTCGTCAGTAAACCAGTG GAGAACAAAACTCTTCCAAGAACAGTTGATGAAGGACGAAGCTTCGCCTCACAAAAGAA cagAGATGACTCCACAACTGTTCCAGCAGCTACAATAAGAGAAGCAGTGAGAAACAACCACCTACGTAAGAGTGGACGGAAAGAGGACGTCAGAAAAGACGTTACCTCAACCATCAAGTCTGTTAGACAGACATCTAGGCTTGAACCACTCTTCAGTAAACCAGTG GAGAACAAAACTCTTCCAAGAACAGTTGATAAAGGACGAAGCTTCGCCTCACAAAAGAG AGATGACTCCACAACTGTTCCAGCAGCTACAATAAGAGAAGCAGTGAGAAATAAACACCTACGTAAGAGTGGACGGAAAGAGGACGTCAGAAAAGACGTTACCTCAACCATCAAGTCTGTTACTGACCAGCGGATCAGACAGACATCTAGGCTTCAACCACTCTTCAGTCAACCAGTG GAGAACAAAACTCTTCCAGAAATAGTTGACAAAGGACGAAGCTTTGTTTCATTCAAGAG TCATGTCTTTGCTCGGAGTCCCTCCTCTGACAGCATCAATGATTTGGACTGTGAGGAAAATCTTGG GTTTCCAAACCCCAGTCAAATCTGCTACATGAACTCCATCCTCCAGAGTCTGCTCACTCTGACAGAGTTCATCGGAGACATCAGGGTTCAGAAAGACATGTGGGAGTTGGCCCCCGGAGCTGAATTTCTCAG AGCATTCATGGACATAGTGAGGTGTCACCGTTCCCCTAATAAAGGCAACAAACTCCAGGCCCTCTTTGCCTTCAAAATGGAAGTGGGCAAGAGGTGTGCAGAATTCTTGGACATGGGGCAGAAG GATGCTCATGAACTTCTGACGACCTTTCTGGATTACGTCGAAAGGTTGCACCCTGTGATTACAGGACGGCCTGGTATGGCAGACCTCTACATATGCCCCATCCAGAAGCACCTGATGTTCAAGATGACGAACACCCGGGCTTGCAAGAA ATGTGGACAGGGATCTATAAATGAGGAAGTCTTCAACAACCTGTCTCTGAACCTGGTACCTCAAGAATCAGTAAAAGAGATGCTTGATCATTACCTGCTG aagacAGAGTTTGAATgcaagtgtgtctgtggtggcGCAAACTCCACCCAGTGCTACAGCTTTGATACCCTGCCCAG AATTTTGATCCTGCACGTGAAGCGTTTTTGCTTCACTCCGTTTTATACCCTGAAGAAACTTATTGACCCGATCAATATTTCCAGGGAGCTGATTATCTCGTCCATCCAG GGTCAGGGCCAGTACAGTCTCGTGAGTGTGGTCAACCACATTGGATCCAATGGAAACTCAG GACACTACGTTAGTGCAGGGGTCAAGCGTGATGCAGCTCAAGATGATCCCACTGACCAATGGGTCATGTACAATGACAATTATGTCAAACGTACAACTGGGCAGTCTACGTGTAACCAATATAAAAAAGATGCTTACATCCTTTTCTACAAAAGACAG GAATGA
- the LOC138411900 gene encoding uncharacterized protein isoform X1 — MKSFFLSIANLFRIRSWKPRGNDSTTVPAATTREALRNNHLHKSGQKEDVRKDDPSAIKTVTDQPIRQTSRHEPLFSVKSKKLHKKRPKEDVRKDNPSTIKTVTDQPIKQTTWHERFIEKTKKLFKRRPKEDVRKDGPSAIKTVPDQAIRQTTWHERFIEKTKKLFKKRPKEDVRKDGPSTIKSVTHKPIRQTSMHEPLRTGNTKKLVKKRPKEDVRKDGPSTIKSVTHKPIRQTSMHEPLRTGKTKKLKKRPKDDVRKDGPSIIRSVTHKPIRQTSTHERLVSKPVENKTLPRTVDEGRSFASQKNRDDSTTVPAATIREAVRNNHLRKSGRKEDVRKDVTSTIKSVRQTSRLEPLFSKPVENKTLPRTVDKGRSFASQKSRDDSTTVPAATIREAVRNKHLRKSGRKEDVRKDVTSTIKSVTDQRIRQTSRLQPLFSQPVENKTLPEIVDKGRSFVSFKSHVFARSPSSDSINDLDCEENLGFPNPSQICYMNSILQSLLTLTEFIGDIRVQKDMWELAPGAEFLRAFMDIVRCHRSPNKGNKLQALFAFKMEVGKRCAEFLDMGQKDAHELLTTFLDYVERLHPVITGRPGMADLYICPIQKHLMFKMTNTRACKKCGQGSINEEVFNNLSLNLVPQESVKEMLDHYLLKTEFECKCVCGGANSTQCYSFDTLPRILILHVKRFCFTPFYTLKKLIDPINISRELIISSIQGQGQYSLVSVVNHIGSNGNSGHYVSAGVKRDAAQDDPTDQWVMYNDNYVKRTTGQSTCNQYKKDAYILFYKRQE, encoded by the exons atgaaatctttttttttaagcatcGCTAATCTTTTCAGGATCAGAAGTTGGAAACCTAGAGG aaaTGACTCCACAACAGTTCCAGCAGCTACAACAAGAGAAGCACTGAGAAATAACCACCTACATAAGAGTGGACAGAAAGAGGACGTCAGAAAAGACGATCCCTCAGCCATAAAGACTGTCACTGACCAGCCGATCAGACAGACATCTCGGCATGAACCTCTCTTtagtgtaaaaagtaaaaagttacATAAGAAGAGACCGAAAGAGGACGTCCGAAAAGACAATCCCTCTACCATCAAGACTGTCACTGACCAGCCGATCAAACAGACTACTTGGCATGAACGCTTCATTGAGAAAACTAAAAAGCTATTTAAGAGGAGACCGAAAGAGGACGTCAGAAAAGACGGTCCCTCAGCCATCAAGACTGTCCCTGACCAGGCGATCAGACAGACTACTTGGCATGAACGCTTCATCGAAAAGACTAAAAAGCTGTTTAAGAAGAGACCGAAAGAGGACGTCAGAAAAGACGGTCCATCAACCATCAAGTCTGTCACTCACAAGCCGATCAGACAGACATCCATGCATGAACCTCTCCGTACTGGAAATACTAAAAAGCTAGTTAAGAAGAGACCAAAAGAGGACGTCAGAAAAGACGGTCCATCAACCATCAAGTCTGTCACTCACAAGCCGATCAGACAGACATCCATGCATGAACCTCTCCGTACTGGAAAGACTAAAAAGCTTAAGAAGAGACCAAAAGACGACGTCAGAAAAGACGGTCCATCAATCATCAGGTCTGTCACTCACAAGCCGATCAGACAGACATCTACGCATGAACGACTCGTCAGTAAACCAGTG GAGAACAAAACTCTTCCAAGAACAGTTGATGAAGGACGAAGCTTCGCCTCACAAAAGAA cagAGATGACTCCACAACTGTTCCAGCAGCTACAATAAGAGAAGCAGTGAGAAACAACCACCTACGTAAGAGTGGACGGAAAGAGGACGTCAGAAAAGACGTTACCTCAACCATCAAGTCTGTTAGACAGACATCTAGGCTTGAACCACTCTTCAGTAAACCAGTG GAGAACAAAACTCTTCCAAGAACAGTTGATAAAGGACGAAGCTTCGCCTCACAAAAGAG cagAGATGACTCCACAACTGTTCCAGCAGCTACAATAAGAGAAGCAGTGAGAAATAAACACCTACGTAAGAGTGGACGGAAAGAGGACGTCAGAAAAGACGTTACCTCAACCATCAAGTCTGTTACTGACCAGCGGATCAGACAGACATCTAGGCTTCAACCACTCTTCAGTCAACCAGTG GAGAACAAAACTCTTCCAGAAATAGTTGACAAAGGACGAAGCTTTGTTTCATTCAAGAG TCATGTCTTTGCTCGGAGTCCCTCCTCTGACAGCATCAATGATTTGGACTGTGAGGAAAATCTTGG GTTTCCAAACCCCAGTCAAATCTGCTACATGAACTCCATCCTCCAGAGTCTGCTCACTCTGACAGAGTTCATCGGAGACATCAGGGTTCAGAAAGACATGTGGGAGTTGGCCCCCGGAGCTGAATTTCTCAG AGCATTCATGGACATAGTGAGGTGTCACCGTTCCCCTAATAAAGGCAACAAACTCCAGGCCCTCTTTGCCTTCAAAATGGAAGTGGGCAAGAGGTGTGCAGAATTCTTGGACATGGGGCAGAAG GATGCTCATGAACTTCTGACGACCTTTCTGGATTACGTCGAAAGGTTGCACCCTGTGATTACAGGACGGCCTGGTATGGCAGACCTCTACATATGCCCCATCCAGAAGCACCTGATGTTCAAGATGACGAACACCCGGGCTTGCAAGAA ATGTGGACAGGGATCTATAAATGAGGAAGTCTTCAACAACCTGTCTCTGAACCTGGTACCTCAAGAATCAGTAAAAGAGATGCTTGATCATTACCTGCTG aagacAGAGTTTGAATgcaagtgtgtctgtggtggcGCAAACTCCACCCAGTGCTACAGCTTTGATACCCTGCCCAG AATTTTGATCCTGCACGTGAAGCGTTTTTGCTTCACTCCGTTTTATACCCTGAAGAAACTTATTGACCCGATCAATATTTCCAGGGAGCTGATTATCTCGTCCATCCAG GGTCAGGGCCAGTACAGTCTCGTGAGTGTGGTCAACCACATTGGATCCAATGGAAACTCAG GACACTACGTTAGTGCAGGGGTCAAGCGTGATGCAGCTCAAGATGATCCCACTGACCAATGGGTCATGTACAATGACAATTATGTCAAACGTACAACTGGGCAGTCTACGTGTAACCAATATAAAAAAGATGCTTACATCCTTTTCTACAAAAGACAG GAATGA
- the LOC138411900 gene encoding ubiquitin carboxyl-terminal hydrolase 37-like isoform X4: MKSFFLSIANLFRIRSWKPRGNDSTTVPAATTREALRNNHLHKSGQKEDVRKDDPSAIKTVTDQPIRQTSRHEPLFSVKSKKLHKKRPKEDVRKDNPSTIKTVTDQPIKQTTWHERFIEKTKKLFKRRPKEDVRKDGPSAIKTVPDQAIRQTTWHERFIEKTKKLFKKRPKEDVRKDGPSTIKSVTHKPIRQTSMHEPLRTGNTKKLVKKRPKEDVRKDGPSTIKSVTHKPIRQTSMHEPLRTGKTKKLKKRPKDDVRKDGPSIIRSVTHKPIRQTSTHERLVSKPVENKTLPRTVDKGRSFASQKSRDDSTTVPAATIREAVRNKHLRKSGRKEDVRKDVTSTIKSVTDQRIRQTSRLQPLFSQPVENKTLPEIVDKGRSFVSFKSHVFARSPSSDSINDLDCEENLGFPNPSQICYMNSILQSLLTLTEFIGDIRVQKDMWELAPGAEFLRAFMDIVRCHRSPNKGNKLQALFAFKMEVGKRCAEFLDMGQKDAHELLTTFLDYVERLHPVITGRPGMADLYICPIQKHLMFKMTNTRACKKCGQGSINEEVFNNLSLNLVPQESVKEMLDHYLLKTEFECKCVCGGANSTQCYSFDTLPRILILHVKRFCFTPFYTLKKLIDPINISRELIISSIQGQGQYSLVSVVNHIGSNGNSGHYVSAGVKRDAAQDDPTDQWVMYNDNYVKRTTGQSTCNQYKKDAYILFYKRQE, from the exons atgaaatctttttttttaagcatcGCTAATCTTTTCAGGATCAGAAGTTGGAAACCTAGAGG aaaTGACTCCACAACAGTTCCAGCAGCTACAACAAGAGAAGCACTGAGAAATAACCACCTACATAAGAGTGGACAGAAAGAGGACGTCAGAAAAGACGATCCCTCAGCCATAAAGACTGTCACTGACCAGCCGATCAGACAGACATCTCGGCATGAACCTCTCTTtagtgtaaaaagtaaaaagttacATAAGAAGAGACCGAAAGAGGACGTCCGAAAAGACAATCCCTCTACCATCAAGACTGTCACTGACCAGCCGATCAAACAGACTACTTGGCATGAACGCTTCATTGAGAAAACTAAAAAGCTATTTAAGAGGAGACCGAAAGAGGACGTCAGAAAAGACGGTCCCTCAGCCATCAAGACTGTCCCTGACCAGGCGATCAGACAGACTACTTGGCATGAACGCTTCATCGAAAAGACTAAAAAGCTGTTTAAGAAGAGACCGAAAGAGGACGTCAGAAAAGACGGTCCATCAACCATCAAGTCTGTCACTCACAAGCCGATCAGACAGACATCCATGCATGAACCTCTCCGTACTGGAAATACTAAAAAGCTAGTTAAGAAGAGACCAAAAGAGGACGTCAGAAAAGACGGTCCATCAACCATCAAGTCTGTCACTCACAAGCCGATCAGACAGACATCCATGCATGAACCTCTCCGTACTGGAAAGACTAAAAAGCTTAAGAAGAGACCAAAAGACGACGTCAGAAAAGACGGTCCATCAATCATCAGGTCTGTCACTCACAAGCCGATCAGACAGACATCTACGCATGAACGACTCGTCAGTAAACCAGTG GAGAACAAAACTCTTCCAAGAACAGTTGATAAAGGACGAAGCTTCGCCTCACAAAAGAG cagAGATGACTCCACAACTGTTCCAGCAGCTACAATAAGAGAAGCAGTGAGAAATAAACACCTACGTAAGAGTGGACGGAAAGAGGACGTCAGAAAAGACGTTACCTCAACCATCAAGTCTGTTACTGACCAGCGGATCAGACAGACATCTAGGCTTCAACCACTCTTCAGTCAACCAGTG GAGAACAAAACTCTTCCAGAAATAGTTGACAAAGGACGAAGCTTTGTTTCATTCAAGAG TCATGTCTTTGCTCGGAGTCCCTCCTCTGACAGCATCAATGATTTGGACTGTGAGGAAAATCTTGG GTTTCCAAACCCCAGTCAAATCTGCTACATGAACTCCATCCTCCAGAGTCTGCTCACTCTGACAGAGTTCATCGGAGACATCAGGGTTCAGAAAGACATGTGGGAGTTGGCCCCCGGAGCTGAATTTCTCAG AGCATTCATGGACATAGTGAGGTGTCACCGTTCCCCTAATAAAGGCAACAAACTCCAGGCCCTCTTTGCCTTCAAAATGGAAGTGGGCAAGAGGTGTGCAGAATTCTTGGACATGGGGCAGAAG GATGCTCATGAACTTCTGACGACCTTTCTGGATTACGTCGAAAGGTTGCACCCTGTGATTACAGGACGGCCTGGTATGGCAGACCTCTACATATGCCCCATCCAGAAGCACCTGATGTTCAAGATGACGAACACCCGGGCTTGCAAGAA ATGTGGACAGGGATCTATAAATGAGGAAGTCTTCAACAACCTGTCTCTGAACCTGGTACCTCAAGAATCAGTAAAAGAGATGCTTGATCATTACCTGCTG aagacAGAGTTTGAATgcaagtgtgtctgtggtggcGCAAACTCCACCCAGTGCTACAGCTTTGATACCCTGCCCAG AATTTTGATCCTGCACGTGAAGCGTTTTTGCTTCACTCCGTTTTATACCCTGAAGAAACTTATTGACCCGATCAATATTTCCAGGGAGCTGATTATCTCGTCCATCCAG GGTCAGGGCCAGTACAGTCTCGTGAGTGTGGTCAACCACATTGGATCCAATGGAAACTCAG GACACTACGTTAGTGCAGGGGTCAAGCGTGATGCAGCTCAAGATGATCCCACTGACCAATGGGTCATGTACAATGACAATTATGTCAAACGTACAACTGGGCAGTCTACGTGTAACCAATATAAAAAAGATGCTTACATCCTTTTCTACAAAAGACAG GAATGA